From Salvia splendens isolate huo1 unplaced genomic scaffold, SspV2 ctg651, whole genome shotgun sequence, a single genomic window includes:
- the LOC121790883 gene encoding receptor-like protein 33, which produces MQLVGTIPPEIGNLSCLVSLDMNDNFFYGPIPPSIFNISSIQAIHLRGNPLSSKLPNDMCMQSLHNLKTLRISFTKLYGEIPSSLGQCSSLEVLSLYNNSLVGEVPKEIGNLTLLTELYLGFNSLTGHIPKEISQLHMVNSLWMESNKFSGSLPPEFQNLTAIRDLTLYNNNLTGNIPKEIGYLNSLKSLNMASSGLNGLIPKEIGNMTALRRIYLDNNALSGVIPGEIGQLNNLEYVSIDSNKLTGPLPLAFFNMSHVKSISLRHNTLNGTLPREIGNMKSLQELYLINNTLTGVIPEEIGGLENLVALYMSSNNFIGHLPPVMFNMKSLTSLSLHKNALTGNIPKELFTANIQSIDLSNNHFQGFIPPAIATSLNLTYLDLANNNLSGSIPSTIGNHYPLKALILHSNNFIGVIPSSICKLRFLQFLHLSNNSLHGSIPKCLAKLSKTLQVLHLKENNFVGLIPPLFPKGCALESLNLNSNNLLGTLPRTLVNCWKLQVLDIGSNALQDVFPFWMEDHVDLRVLVLRDNRFSGSMLLPIAYGEISSDAPFAKLQVIDISQNEFSGPLPTRYLTTFPAMINVIEDVSEKSNWFSKYEESLVFVLKGTNQPLVRILKSFTTIDMSRNKFSGKIPDSIGNLNSLKYLNMSHNSLTGKIPSSLGSIKALESLDLSSNRMSGEIPRQLTMLNFLSKLNLSVNDLAGEIPQSGGQFPTFDNSSFILNSGLCGFPLTKKCKQDPSTPKESEGSNFVDGFSWRPVVLGYGCGFVIGVSIGLVRNGIWKIFRIQ; this is translated from the exons ATGCAACTCGTAGGCACCATCCCACCCGAAATCGGAAATCTTTCATgtcttgtttctctagatatGAATGATAACTTCTTCTATGGTCCCATTCCTCCATCCATCTTCAACATCTCATCCATACAAGCAATACATTTAAGAGGTAATCCTTTGTCAAGTAAGCTGCCAAACGACATGTGCATGCAAAGTCTTCACAACCTCAAAACGCTTCGAATATCGTTCACTAAGTTGTATGGAGAAATACCATCGAGCCTGGGTCAATGTTCAAGCCTTGAAGTGCTTTCCTTGTACAATAACAGCTTGGTTGGAGAGGTGCCAAAAGAAATCGGGAACTTGACCTTGCTCACTGAGTTATACCTTGGGTTCAATAGTTTAACTG gTCATATTCCTAAAGAGATTAGTCAACTTCACATGGTGAATTCTTTGTGGATGGAATCCAACAAATTTAGTGGATCATTACCTCCAGAATTTCAGAATTTGACAGCCATTCGAGATCTAACCCTCTACAACAATAACTTAACTG GTAATATTCCCAAAGAGATTGGCTATCTTAATAGTTTAAAATCATTAAACATGGCATCCTCCGGACTTAATGGATTGATTCCAAAAGAAATTGGGAACATGACAGCCCTCCGTCGTATATACCTCGATAACAATGCATTAAGTG GTGTTATTCCTGGTGAGATTGGCCAGCTTAATAATTTAGAGTATGTGTCCATTGATTCTAACAAGTTGACTGGCCCTTTACCCCTGGCCTTTTTTAACATGTCTCATGTGAAGTCTATTTCCTTGAGACATAACACACTTAATGGGACATTGCCAAGAGAAATTGGGAACATGAAATCACTCCAAGAATTGTACCttattaacaatactttaaccG GTGTGATTCCAGAAGAGATTGGTGGCCTTGAGAATTTAGTTGCACTATACATGAGTTCCAACAATTTCATCGGCCATTTGCCTCCAGTCATGTTCAACATGAAATCACTTACATCATTATCACTTCACAAGAATGCTTTGACTG GTAACATTCCTAAAGAGTTGTTCACTGCCAATATCCAGAGTATTGATCTCTCCAATAACCATTTTCAAGGCTTCATACCACCAGCTATTGCAACATCCCTCAACTTAACTTATCTTGACTTGGCAAATAACAATCTCTCAGGTTCTATACCTTCCACCATTGGAAATCACTACCCCTTGAAAGCCCTAATTCTCCATTCCAACAACTTCATTGGAGTGATTCCATCATCCATTTGCAAATTGAGATTCCTCCAATTCCTCCATCTATCAAACAACAGTCTGCATGGATCAATTCCAAAGTGTTTGGCAAAGCTGAGTAAAACCTTGCAAGTTCTGCACTTGAAGGAGAATAACTTTGTTGGCCTCATTCCACCTTTATTTCCAAAGGGTTGCGCTCTCGAGTCCCTGAACCTCAATAGCAATAACCTACTGGGAACACTGCCACGAACCCTagtgaactgttggaagctgcAAGTTCTTGATATCGGAAGCAATGCGTTACAAGATGTGTTTCCTTTTTGGATGGAGGATCACGTTGATCTCCGAGTCCTCGTTTTGAGAGATAACAGATTCAGTGGTAGTATGCTTCTACCCATTGCTTATGGTGAGATAAGTAGTGATGCTCCATTTGCCAAGTTGCAAGTAATTGATATATCTCAAAATGAATTCAGTGGGCCCCTCCCAACTAGATATTTAACCACCTTCCCAGCCATGATCAATGTCATTGAAGATGTTTCAGAAAAGAGTAACTGGTTCAGCAAGTATGAGGAATCATTGGTGTTTGTTTTGAAAGGCACAAATCAACCATTGGTCAGAATCTTGAAATCCTTCACCACTATTGACATGTCTAGGAACAAATTCTCGGGAAAGATTCCGGATTCCATAGGGAATCTTAATTCACTCAAGTACTTGAATATGTCTCACAACAGTCTCACTGGGAAGATACCATCATCCCTTGGAAGTATAAAAGCACTGGAATCATTAGACTTGTCTTCAAACAGAATGAGTGGTGAGATTCCTAGGCAGCTGACGATGTTGAATTTTCTTTCTAAATTAAATCTTTCAGTGAATGATCTTGCTGGAGAGATTCCTCAGTCTGGCGGACAGTTTCCTACATTCGATAACAGCTCCTTCATTTTGAACTCGGGATTATGTGGATTTCCTCTGACTAAAAAATGCAAGCAAGATCCCTCGACTCCTAAAGAAAGTGAGGGTTCTAATTTTGTGGATGGATTTAGTTGGCGACCGGTGGTTTTGGGATACGGATGTGGTTTCGTCATAGGAGTTTCGATAGGGTTGGTTCGTAATGGTATATGGAAAATTTTCCGTATTCAATAG